From one Dyella sp. 2HG41-7 genomic stretch:
- a CDS encoding peptidylprolyl isomerase translates to MRLGQLRAALVLTSALLALPAMADTTKATPTSKELIAKSKPAEWRTPDPENLLYMQLPQGRVVIELAPDFTPLHAQNIRTLVREHYFDGLAIIRVQDNFVTQWGDPNDDDNGDKSKIKPLGTAKPKLAPEYTRSIDPKLPWTALPDGDVYAPQVGFSEGFPVARDPAKGREWLVHCYGMVGVARDVAPDSGSGSSLYTVIGQAPRQIDRNLAIAGRVIEGMPYLSALPRGTGPLGFYTQAAQRTPILSVKVAADLPASQRENLQVLRTDSATFAAIVEAKRNRRDAFYTLPAGKIGLCSIDVPVRTETSAEAKH, encoded by the coding sequence ATGCGTCTCGGCCAACTTCGTGCGGCACTGGTTTTGACGAGCGCGTTGCTTGCGCTACCGGCCATGGCCGATACGACCAAGGCGACGCCCACCTCGAAAGAGCTGATCGCCAAATCCAAGCCGGCCGAATGGCGCACGCCCGACCCGGAAAATCTGCTCTATATGCAGTTGCCGCAAGGCCGCGTGGTGATCGAATTGGCGCCCGACTTCACGCCATTGCACGCGCAGAACATCCGCACACTGGTGCGCGAACACTACTTCGACGGTCTGGCGATCATTCGCGTGCAGGATAATTTTGTTACGCAATGGGGCGACCCCAACGACGATGACAACGGCGACAAAAGCAAGATCAAACCGCTAGGCACCGCCAAGCCGAAACTTGCGCCCGAATACACGCGCAGCATCGATCCGAAACTGCCTTGGACCGCGCTGCCCGATGGCGATGTGTATGCACCGCAGGTCGGTTTCAGCGAAGGATTTCCGGTCGCGCGCGATCCGGCCAAGGGTCGTGAGTGGCTGGTGCATTGCTACGGCATGGTGGGCGTCGCGCGCGATGTGGCGCCTGACAGCGGCAGCGGCAGTTCGCTTTATACGGTGATCGGTCAGGCGCCGCGCCAGATCGATCGCAATCTCGCCATTGCCGGTCGCGTGATCGAAGGCATGCCTTATCTTTCCGCGTTGCCGCGCGGCACCGGACCACTGGGTTTCTACACGCAAGCGGCGCAACGTACGCCGATTCTGTCGGTCAAAGTGGCCGCCGATCTGCCCGCCTCGCAACGCGAAAATCTGCAGGTCTTGCGCACCGACAGCGCCACGTTCGCGGCGATCGTCGAGGCCAAGCGCAATCGTCGCGATGCGTTCTACACGCTGCCTGCCGGCAAGATCGGACTCTGCAGTATCGATGTTCCCGTGCGCACGGAAACATCGGCCGAAGCGAAACACTAA
- a CDS encoding AsmA family protein, with translation MKRSRKVLIGITGVVLALVVALVLFIALFDWNRLRPLINDKVSAAIGRPFVIEGNLTAAWQREPSEPGWRAIVPWPTFTANDIHIDNPSWTKQPQFVRLDALRLRISPLPLLIHHIYLPFVQLVGPHLDLERDNKGEANWELTLPQSSTPSPWSFTLGTIQFDKGDIALDDAKTRLKLHVDITPLQQAIPYDQIVSQATNDARADVGHDVGKSVDATKTHPDASSNAERTSYQFSWTTDGSYQGAAVTGTGKTGAVLALQQTDVPFPVQARMHIGDSKIALVGTLTDPTHLGALNLRVWFAGTSMAKLYPIIGITLPETPPYATEGHLTAELHAHGSHFSYNDFKGRVGESDVGGNLQVITGGARPKLSGDVHSKLLRFVDLAPLIGADTKAQKQQRGDTTAQPTDKALPVEQFRTDRLRTMDADVTFDAAHIEHPSSMPIDALSTHVLLDDGSLKLDPLHLDVAGGTINGRLRVDGNAQPMHTAMDLRARHLRLKQLFPTVQTMQNSFGEINGDIALNATGNSVAALMGSANGELKLLMNDGAISKTLLEAAGLNVANVVVEKLFGDKTVHINCAAADLAGTNGLFNSRLFVLDTADATVDVDGTINFADEKLDLDVVPHTKGLRIFSLRTPLYVKGTFKKPDVGLHPGPLILRGGGAVALAVVAAPAAALLAVIVPSRGDQTNTCQTVLTQLHNEPPPTAPKKPSAKTK, from the coding sequence ATGAAGCGCAGCCGAAAAGTACTGATTGGCATCACTGGCGTCGTGTTGGCGCTGGTCGTTGCGTTGGTGCTGTTCATTGCGCTGTTCGATTGGAATCGGTTGCGTCCGCTGATCAACGACAAGGTCAGCGCGGCGATTGGCCGGCCCTTCGTGATCGAGGGCAATTTGACCGCGGCATGGCAGCGCGAGCCTTCCGAACCAGGATGGCGTGCCATCGTTCCGTGGCCGACGTTCACCGCCAACGACATCCATATCGACAATCCGTCGTGGACCAAGCAGCCGCAATTCGTTCGACTCGATGCGTTGCGCTTGCGAATCTCGCCGCTTCCGCTGCTGATTCATCACATCTATCTGCCTTTCGTGCAGTTGGTCGGACCGCACCTGGATCTGGAGCGCGACAACAAAGGCGAAGCCAATTGGGAGCTCACGCTTCCGCAAAGCTCGACGCCATCGCCGTGGTCGTTCACGCTGGGCACAATCCAATTCGACAAAGGCGATATCGCGCTGGACGATGCGAAGACGCGCCTGAAGTTGCACGTCGACATCACGCCGTTGCAGCAAGCCATTCCGTATGACCAGATCGTGTCGCAAGCGACCAACGACGCGCGCGCAGACGTCGGCCACGACGTAGGCAAAAGTGTGGACGCCACCAAGACCCATCCGGATGCCTCCAGCAACGCGGAGCGCACAAGCTATCAATTCTCCTGGACGACCGACGGCAGTTATCAAGGCGCAGCCGTAACCGGCACCGGCAAAACCGGCGCGGTGCTCGCGCTACAGCAGACCGATGTGCCCTTCCCCGTGCAGGCGCGCATGCATATCGGTGACAGCAAGATCGCGCTGGTCGGTACGCTTACCGACCCCACGCATCTGGGCGCTTTGAATTTGCGCGTGTGGTTCGCCGGCACGAGCATGGCGAAGCTGTATCCCATCATCGGCATTACCTTGCCCGAAACGCCGCCGTATGCGACCGAAGGTCATTTGACGGCAGAATTGCACGCACACGGCAGCCACTTCAGTTACAACGATTTCAAAGGCCGCGTCGGCGAAAGCGACGTCGGTGGCAATTTGCAGGTCATCACCGGCGGCGCGCGGCCCAAGCTCAGCGGCGACGTGCATTCGAAATTGCTGCGCTTTGTGGATCTTGCGCCGCTTATCGGCGCAGACACCAAGGCGCAAAAACAACAGCGCGGCGACACCACAGCGCAACCTACGGACAAGGCGTTGCCCGTCGAGCAATTCCGCACCGATCGCCTGCGCACGATGGATGCGGACGTGACTTTCGACGCCGCGCATATCGAGCATCCCAGCTCCATGCCGATCGATGCGCTGAGCACCCATGTGCTGCTCGACGACGGTTCGCTGAAACTCGATCCGCTGCATTTGGATGTGGCCGGCGGCACGATCAACGGACGTCTGCGCGTGGACGGCAATGCGCAACCCATGCATACCGCGATGGATTTGCGTGCGCGCCATCTGCGCCTGAAGCAGCTATTCCCTACCGTCCAAACGATGCAAAACAGCTTCGGTGAAATCAACGGCGATATTGCGTTGAACGCCACCGGCAATTCCGTGGCGGCGTTGATGGGTAGCGCGAATGGCGAATTGAAGTTGCTGATGAACGATGGCGCCATCAGCAAAACCTTACTGGAAGCAGCCGGTTTGAATGTCGCCAATGTCGTGGTCGAAAAGCTGTTCGGCGACAAGACGGTGCATATCAATTGCGCGGCCGCGGATTTGGCCGGAACGAACGGTCTGTTCAACAGCAGACTGTTCGTGCTGGATACCGCCGATGCCACCGTGGACGTCGACGGCACCATCAACTTCGCCGACGAAAAACTCGACCTCGACGTCGTACCGCATACGAAGGGTTTGCGCATCTTTTCGCTGCGCACGCCGCTGTACGTGAAAGGTACCTTCAAGAAACCCGATGTCGGCTTGCATCCGGGCCCGCTGATTTTGCGTGGCGGTGGCGCTGTGGCGCTTGCCGTTGTCGCGGCCCCGGCTGCGGCCTTGCTTGCCGTGATCGTGCCCAGTCGCGGGGATCAGACCAATACCTGTCAAACGGTGCTGACGCAGCTGCATAACGAACCTCCGCCGACAGCGCCGAAAAAACCAAGCGCAAAGACCAAATAA